The following are encoded together in the Trifolium pratense cultivar HEN17-A07 unplaced genomic scaffold, ARS_RC_1.1 scaffold_60, whole genome shotgun sequence genome:
- the LOC123901250 gene encoding uncharacterized protein LOC123901250, with protein sequence MECKTAKDMWTTLQTHHEGTSHIKETRIDIGVRKFELFEMSNSETIDQMYGRFTVIINELNSLGKKYTTHERIRKLLRCLPEEWRHIVTAITVAKDLKTMDLEDFIGSLKAHEAILQEKKPAKNKMIALESQVEENLKREIRCDEENHLQQDDEEEMAFLSRRIQKLMMRRNQIKRSFPPRRNEADLSQVKCYGCNQTGHYKNECPNLKQRKPPYKSMMATWDDLEEIPEEEEANVCLMTRTDFDEVNLEPCSSCMKTEKLFDNLLYDSQITAQKYDQLKIELTRIIQEKDEYKTKNKILEETLKKAQHDLDKVYKLKENLELKQSVSVLEKDITKCVKATETFENIIGVQQRVVDKDGIGSKTYQTIYDKNFLPKKDQKIKRLFCSFCHKHGHIRYFCFKKRSTHHVKDHSPDNLQNYFQKKSYKRSPHKKIPFKNTNHQGPKTLWVPKVLLNSNAGMSASSQEKAMVLGQWLLEAHDRRQTQLPFP encoded by the coding sequence ATGGAATGCAAGACGGCCAAAGATATGTGGACCACTCTTCAAACACACCATGAAGGAACCAGCCACATAAAAGAAACAAGGATTGACATAGGAGTAAGAAAGTTTGAACTGTTTGAAATGAGTAACAGTGAAACTATAGATCAAATGTATGGAAGGTTTACAGTTATCATAAATGAGCTAAATTCTCTTGGTAAAAAATATACCACACATGAGAGAATAAGAAAGCTACTAAGATGTCTACCAGAAGAATGGAGACACATAGTAACTGCAATAACTGTAGCAAAAGATCTCAAAACAATGGATCTGGAAGATTTCATTGGATCCttaaaagctcatgaagcaATACTTCAAGAAAAGAAACCAGCAAAGAACAAAATGATTGCTCTAGAATCACAAGTAGAAGAGAActtaaaaagagaaataagaTGTGATGAAGAGAATCATCTTCAACAAGACGATGAGGAAGAAATGGCTTTTCTCTCGAGAAGAATCCAAAAGctaatgatgagaagaaatcaaatcaaaagatCATTCCCACCAAGAAGAAATGAAGCTGACCTAAGCCAAGTAAAATGCTACGGATGCAATCAAACTGGAcattacaaaaatgaatgtccAAATCTAAAGCAAAGAAAACCTCCCTACAAATCTATGATGGCTACATGGGACGATCTAGAAGAAAtaccagaagaagaagaagcaaatgttTGCCTAATGACAAGAACTGACTTTGATGAGGTAAACCTTGAACCTTGTTCATCATGCATGAAAactgaaaaattatttgataatctcttatatGATTCACAAATTACTGCTCAAAAATATGATCAACTTAAAATTGAACTTACTAGAATAATTcaagaaaaagatgaatataaaactaaaaataaaattttagaagaAACTTTAAAAAAAGCTCAGCATGATCTAGATAaagtttataagttaaaagaaaaCTTAGAACTAAAACAAAGTGTTTCAGTTTTAGAAAAAGACATAACCAAATGTGTGAAAGCTActgaaacttttgaaaatattataggAGTTCAACAAAGAGTTGTTGATAAAGATGGAATAGGTTCTAAAACGTATCAAacaatttatgataaaaatttcTTACCTAAAAAggatcaaaaaataaaaagactattttgttCCTTCTGTCATAAACATGGACATATAAGATACTTTTGCTTTAAGAAAAGATCTACACACCATGTAAAAGATCATTCTCCAGATAATCTCcaaaactattttcaaaagaaatcatACAAAAGATCACCTCATAAGAAAATACCatttaaaaacactaaccaTCAAGGACCCAAAACACTATGGGTACCAAAAGTCTTACTAAACTCAAATGCAGGAATGTCTGCTAGCAGTCAAGAAAAAGCcatggtacttggacagtggcTGCTCGAGGCACATGACCGGAGACAGACACAGCTTCCTTTCCCTTGA